From Streptomyces sp. GSL17-111, one genomic window encodes:
- a CDS encoding AAA family ATPase, protein MLLSFRVANHRSIRDEQELSLVATEINEGTARDTGVRSEGRHVSVLPTVGIYGANASGKSNVLSALRFMRTAVLDSFADWGRSPRIPREPFALAAEAQEETSLFEVDLLLGKRRVRYTYGFELSDDRVEAEWLHAYPSGRRQVWFDREAGRPEYEGGEVRFPGAGLKGHKDLIRESTRPDALLLTVGATLNHPQLSAVHRWFVDNLWLVSPHSEVEARTAWTRERITDPRSGSELRERLVALLSAADLGVTGMTIDPETGEVRLLHQGSGTEAQPLDFLEQESLGTQAWFAFLGPLLHVLERGGVLLADELDSSLHSLLAAEAIRLFHDQEANPHPAQLVFTTHDATLLGPSVAERPLARDQVWITTKSTSGETHLYPLTAARKARRDENLERRYLHGHYGGVPRLTSGELGRHIATLEQMRASA, encoded by the coding sequence GTGCTACTCAGCTTCCGGGTGGCCAACCATCGATCCATTCGTGACGAACAAGAGCTCTCCCTGGTCGCCACGGAGATTAATGAGGGAACGGCGCGGGACACGGGCGTCCGCTCGGAGGGCAGACACGTGTCCGTGCTGCCGACCGTCGGCATCTACGGAGCCAACGCCTCGGGGAAGAGCAACGTGCTCTCCGCCCTGCGCTTCATGCGCACGGCGGTGCTCGACTCGTTCGCGGACTGGGGCAGGTCACCACGCATTCCGAGAGAGCCGTTCGCGCTGGCAGCTGAGGCACAGGAGGAGACGAGCCTCTTCGAAGTGGATCTCCTCCTCGGAAAGCGGCGTGTGCGGTACACGTACGGCTTCGAACTCTCGGATGACCGGGTGGAGGCTGAGTGGCTCCACGCCTACCCCTCCGGACGCCGCCAGGTCTGGTTCGATCGCGAGGCAGGACGGCCCGAGTACGAGGGGGGAGAGGTCCGCTTCCCCGGAGCGGGCTTGAAAGGCCACAAGGACCTGATCAGGGAATCCACCCGCCCTGACGCGTTGCTCCTGACGGTCGGGGCGACGCTGAACCATCCGCAGCTCTCGGCGGTTCACCGGTGGTTCGTGGACAACCTGTGGCTGGTATCCCCTCACAGCGAGGTCGAGGCCCGCACCGCATGGACGCGTGAACGGATCACCGATCCCCGAAGCGGCTCAGAACTGCGCGAGCGTCTCGTCGCGCTCCTGTCCGCAGCTGATCTCGGAGTCACCGGCATGACGATCGACCCCGAGACGGGAGAGGTGCGGCTGCTGCACCAAGGAAGCGGCACCGAAGCGCAGCCGCTCGACTTCCTGGAGCAGGAGTCGTTGGGCACGCAGGCCTGGTTCGCCTTTCTCGGCCCGCTCCTGCACGTGCTCGAGCGTGGCGGCGTCCTCCTCGCCGACGAGCTCGACTCCAGCCTGCACTCCTTGCTCGCCGCCGAGGCCATCCGCCTCTTTCACGATCAGGAAGCCAACCCACATCCCGCACAGCTGGTCTTCACCACCCACGACGCCACGCTCCTCGGTCCCTCCGTGGCAGAGCGGCCACTCGCCCGGGACCAGGTGTGGATCACGACGAAGAGCACGTCGGGGGAGACCCACCTGTACCCCCTCACGGCAGCGCGAAAGGCCCGCCGTGACGAGAACCTGGAACGCCGCTATCTGCACGGGCACTACGGCGGGGTACCGCGTCTGACCAGTGGGGAGCTCGGCCGCCATATCGCCACGCTCGAGCAGATGCGAGCCTCGGCGTGA
- a CDS encoding FABP family protein, whose translation MIEIPSDLHPDLVPLAFLLGRWTGAGVADFPGAEQCNFGQEVAFTHDGRDFLEYVSHSWVLDSEGAKVRPLETETGYWRVRPDRRVEVAMIRDQGIAEIWYGELAEGKPQIDLATDAVARLASAEEYSGGKRLYGYVKGDLMWVGEKATPETPLRPYMSAQLKKVVDPSEWAKDLKDLPDDGIAFFK comes from the coding sequence ATGATCGAGATTCCCTCGGACCTGCACCCCGACCTCGTCCCCCTGGCCTTCCTCCTCGGCCGCTGGACGGGGGCGGGCGTCGCGGACTTCCCCGGCGCCGAGCAGTGCAACTTCGGCCAGGAGGTCGCCTTCACCCACGACGGCCGGGACTTCCTGGAGTACGTCTCGCACTCCTGGGTCCTCGACTCCGAGGGCGCCAAGGTCCGCCCGCTGGAGACGGAGACCGGCTACTGGCGCGTCCGCCCCGACCGTCGCGTCGAGGTGGCCATGATCCGCGACCAGGGCATCGCCGAGATCTGGTACGGCGAGCTGGCCGAGGGCAAGCCCCAGATCGACCTGGCCACCGACGCCGTCGCCCGCCTCGCCTCCGCCGAGGAGTACAGCGGCGGCAAGCGGCTCTACGGCTACGTCAAGGGCGACCTGATGTGGGTCGGCGAGAAGGCGACCCCCGAGACGCCGCTGCGCCCCTACATGTCGGCCCAGCTGAAGAAGGTCGTCGACCCCAGCGAGTGGGCGAAGGACCTGAAGGACCTCCCCGACGACGGCATCGCCTTCTTCAAGTAA
- a CDS encoding DsrE family protein — protein sequence MADAKKLVIKVTAGADAPERCSQAFTVAAVAAASGVEVSLWLTGESAWFALPGRAAEFELPHAAPLPELIAGIQAGGRITLCTQCAARRDIEEKDVLEGVRIAGAQVFVSEAMAPGAQALVY from the coding sequence ATGGCAGACGCGAAGAAGCTCGTGATCAAGGTGACGGCCGGGGCGGACGCCCCCGAGCGGTGCTCGCAGGCGTTCACGGTGGCGGCCGTGGCGGCGGCCAGCGGGGTGGAGGTCTCGCTGTGGCTGACGGGGGAGTCGGCGTGGTTCGCGCTCCCCGGACGGGCGGCCGAGTTCGAGCTGCCGCACGCGGCCCCGCTGCCGGAGCTGATCGCGGGCATCCAGGCCGGCGGTCGGATCACGCTGTGCACGCAGTGCGCCGCGCGGCGGGACATCGAGGAGAAGGACGTCCTGGAGGGCGTGCGCATCGCGGGCGCGCAGGTCTTCGTCAGCGAGGCGATGGCCCCCGGCGCCCAGGCCCTCGTGTACTGA
- a CDS encoding DUF1416 domain-containing protein has product MCGAQAGGPDASTIKPGETTIQGNVTRDGEPVTGYVRLLDSTGEFTAEVPTSATGQFRFYAAEGTWTVRALVPGGTADRTVVAQQGGVADVAIAV; this is encoded by the coding sequence ATGTGCGGAGCACAGGCAGGCGGCCCCGACGCCTCCACCATCAAGCCCGGTGAGACCACGATCCAGGGCAACGTGACCCGCGACGGCGAGCCCGTCACCGGCTACGTGCGGCTGCTGGACTCCACCGGCGAGTTCACCGCCGAGGTCCCCACGTCCGCGACCGGCCAGTTCCGGTTCTACGCGGCCGAGGGCACCTGGACCGTCCGCGCCCTGGTGCCGGGCGGCACGGCGGACCGGACCGTCGTCGCCCAGCAGGGCGGCGTGGCGGACGTCGCCATCGCCGTCTGA
- a CDS encoding sulfurtransferase has translation MSRSDVLVDADWVEARIDDPKTVIVEVDEDTSAYEKNHIRNAVRIDWKTDLQDPVRRDFVDQAGFEKLLSEKGIGNDDTVVLYGGNNNWFAAYAYWYFKLYGHQDVKLLDGGRKKWELDSRDLVAEVPTRPATAYKAKPQDTSIRAFRDDVVAAIGAQNLVDVRSPDEFSGKLLAPAHLPQEQSQRPGHVPSARNIPWSKSANDDGTFKSDDELKELYEAEGVDLGKDTIAYCRIGERSAHTWFVLHELLGQENVKNYDGSWTEYGSLVGVPIELGAAK, from the coding sequence ATGAGCCGCAGTGACGTCCTGGTGGACGCCGACTGGGTCGAGGCCCGCATCGACGACCCGAAGACGGTCATCGTCGAGGTCGACGAGGACACCTCGGCCTACGAGAAGAACCACATCCGGAACGCGGTCCGGATCGACTGGAAGACGGACCTCCAGGACCCGGTGCGCCGTGACTTCGTCGACCAGGCCGGCTTCGAGAAGCTGCTGTCCGAGAAGGGCATCGGCAACGACGACACCGTCGTCCTCTACGGCGGCAACAACAACTGGTTCGCGGCCTACGCCTACTGGTACTTCAAGCTCTACGGCCACCAGGACGTGAAGCTCCTCGACGGCGGCCGCAAGAAGTGGGAGCTCGACTCCCGCGACCTGGTCGCCGAGGTGCCCACCCGCCCGGCCACCGCCTACAAGGCCAAGCCCCAGGACACCTCCATCCGCGCCTTCCGCGACGACGTGGTGGCCGCCATCGGCGCGCAGAACCTCGTCGACGTCCGCTCCCCCGACGAGTTCAGCGGCAAGCTGCTCGCCCCGGCCCACCTGCCGCAGGAGCAGTCGCAGCGCCCCGGCCACGTGCCGAGCGCCCGCAACATCCCGTGGTCGAAGTCGGCGAACGACGACGGCACCTTCAAGTCGGACGACGAGCTGAAGGAGCTGTACGAGGCCGAAGGCGTCGACCTGGGCAAGGACACCATCGCCTACTGCCGCATCGGCGAGCGCTCCGCCCACACCTGGTTCGTCCTGCACGAGCTGCTGGGCCAGGAGAACGTCAAGAACTACGACGGCTCCTGGACGGAGTACGGCTCCCTCGTCGGCGTGCCGATCGAGCTGGGCGCCGCGAAGTAA
- a CDS encoding LmeA family phospholipid-binding protein produces the protein MPRGLRITLVILLVLGGLFVGVDRLAVHYAEGRLADEVRSARSAEEVEVSIGGFPFLTQVAGRDLESVDITISGMTTASGERTLEVQKFDVRARDIALNSSYSGGVAEEATGTAYLTYEDLSAAADEGVSLAYGGEAQGGESKVEVTGSVHVPLLDRTIERSTTSTISVENGDTIRLHADEVPGEGIPGVEELIREKIDYTRQINGLPSGVALTGIRATEDGVEVAFSGSRVSVTG, from the coding sequence ATGCCACGCGGACTTCGCATCACTCTCGTCATCCTGCTCGTACTGGGTGGCCTGTTCGTCGGTGTGGACCGGCTCGCGGTGCACTACGCCGAGGGCCGGCTGGCCGACGAGGTGAGATCGGCCCGCAGCGCCGAGGAGGTCGAGGTCTCCATCGGCGGGTTCCCCTTCCTGACTCAGGTCGCCGGGCGGGACCTGGAGTCCGTCGACATCACGATCAGCGGGATGACCACGGCCAGCGGGGAGCGCACGCTGGAGGTCCAGAAGTTCGACGTCCGGGCCCGCGACATCGCGCTGAACAGCAGCTACTCCGGGGGCGTGGCCGAGGAGGCCACCGGCACCGCGTACCTGACGTACGAGGACCTGAGCGCGGCGGCCGACGAGGGCGTGTCCCTCGCCTACGGCGGCGAGGCCCAGGGCGGCGAGAGCAAGGTCGAGGTGACCGGCAGCGTGCACGTCCCGCTGCTGGACCGCACGATCGAGCGGTCGACGACGAGCACGATCAGCGTCGAGAACGGGGACACGATCCGGCTGCACGCCGACGAGGTGCCCGGCGAGGGCATCCCCGGCGTGGAGGAGCTGATCCGCGAGAAGATCGACTACACCCGGCAGATCAACGGCCTCCCGTCGGGCGTCGCACTGACCGGCATCAGGGCCACGGAGGACGGCGTCGAGGTGGCGTTCTCGGGCAGCCGGGTCAGCGTCACCGGCTGA
- a CDS encoding MoaD/ThiS family protein — MSAQGTIRYWAAAKAAAGVAEEGYEAATLAEALDGARARHTERPEFARVLQRCSYLVDGDPVGTRPHGTVPLSQGGTVEVLPPFAGGSR; from the coding sequence ATGTCCGCACAGGGAACGATCCGCTACTGGGCGGCGGCGAAAGCCGCTGCCGGGGTCGCGGAGGAGGGCTACGAGGCCGCCACGCTGGCCGAGGCGCTGGACGGGGCCCGGGCCCGGCACACCGAGCGGCCGGAGTTCGCGCGGGTGCTCCAGCGCTGCTCGTACCTGGTGGACGGCGACCCGGTCGGCACCCGTCCGCACGGAACGGTTCCGCTCAGCCAGGGCGGCACGGTCGAGGTGCTCCCGCCGTTCGCCGGGGGGTCGCGGTGA
- a CDS encoding response regulator transcription factor gives MSSLLLLTNALQPSTEVLPALGLLLHNVRVAPAEGPALINTPGADVILVDGRRDLPQVRSLCQLLRSTGPGCPLVLIVTEGGLAAVTAEWGVDDVLLDTAGPAEVEARLRLALGRQQLTVDDSPMEIRNGDLSVDEATYSAKLKGRVLDLTFKEFELLKYLAQHPGRVFTRAQLLQEVWGYDYFGGTRTVDVHVRRLRAKLGPEHESLIGTVRNVGYRFVTPEKPDKSLKHGKNGQQAQHAGAAAVAEEAERVARDAAGQGRADRR, from the coding sequence ATGAGCTCGCTTCTCCTCCTGACCAACGCCCTGCAGCCGTCGACCGAAGTGCTCCCAGCGCTGGGACTGCTCCTGCACAACGTCCGGGTCGCCCCCGCCGAGGGACCGGCCCTCATCAACACCCCCGGGGCCGACGTCATCCTCGTCGACGGGCGCCGCGACCTGCCGCAGGTCCGCTCCCTGTGCCAGCTGCTGCGCTCCACCGGGCCCGGCTGCCCGCTCGTCCTGATCGTCACCGAGGGCGGCCTCGCGGCCGTCACCGCCGAGTGGGGCGTCGACGACGTCCTCCTCGACACGGCGGGACCGGCCGAGGTGGAGGCCCGGCTGCGGCTCGCGCTCGGCCGCCAGCAGCTCACCGTGGACGACAGCCCGATGGAGATCCGCAACGGCGATCTCTCCGTGGACGAGGCCACCTACAGCGCCAAGCTCAAGGGCCGTGTGCTCGACCTGACCTTCAAGGAGTTCGAGCTGCTCAAGTACCTGGCCCAGCACCCCGGCCGGGTCTTCACGCGCGCCCAGCTCCTCCAGGAGGTTTGGGGCTACGACTACTTCGGCGGCACCCGCACGGTGGACGTCCACGTGCGGCGGCTGCGGGCCAAGCTGGGCCCCGAGCACGAGTCGCTGATCGGCACCGTGCGCAACGTCGGCTACCGGTTCGTCACGCCGGAGAAGCCGGACAAGTCGTTGAAGCACGGCAAGAACGGCCAGCAGGCCCAGCACGCCGGGGCGGCCGCCGTCGCCGAGGAGGCCGAGCGCGTCGCGCGGGACGCCGCCGGGCAGGGCCGCGCCGACCGCAGGTGA
- a CDS encoding MurR/RpiR family transcriptional regulator, which translates to MATGALADEIRHKLGDLSPAERKVARVLLAGYPSAGFETVATLAERAAVSAPTVLRFVNRLGYRGFPDFQAALRAELAERTASPLTLYETSGFGRSAAEEDDAEGAPLMQRCARVFADAVHRTLAEIPPHDFDHAVRLLTDRRRRITLTGGRFTRVHAQYLGLHLMQVRDDVLLLPDRAVERTAHLATLQRRDVLVAFDYRRYEEDTSVLAQWTREHGGKVIVFTDTWLSPAATHADVVLPSHVTAPSPYDSLVPTLAVIETLVAGVLTTLGTEAHDHLLRSEDTARRLGLY; encoded by the coding sequence ATGGCCACAGGCGCTCTCGCCGACGAGATCAGGCACAAGCTCGGCGACCTCAGCCCCGCCGAACGCAAGGTCGCCCGCGTCCTGCTCGCCGGATACCCGTCGGCCGGCTTCGAGACGGTGGCCACCCTCGCCGAACGCGCCGCCGTCAGCGCTCCGACGGTCCTGCGCTTCGTCAACCGGCTGGGCTACCGGGGCTTCCCCGACTTCCAGGCGGCGCTGCGCGCGGAACTCGCCGAACGGACCGCCTCCCCGCTCACGTTGTACGAAACGAGCGGATTCGGCCGATCCGCCGCGGAGGAGGACGACGCGGAGGGCGCACCGCTCATGCAGCGGTGCGCCCGGGTCTTCGCCGACGCGGTGCACCGCACGTTGGCCGAGATCCCCCCGCACGACTTCGACCACGCCGTGCGGCTGCTCACGGACCGCAGACGCCGCATCACCCTGACCGGCGGGCGCTTCACCCGGGTGCACGCCCAGTACCTCGGCCTGCACCTGATGCAGGTGCGCGACGACGTCCTCCTCCTGCCGGACCGTGCGGTGGAGCGCACCGCCCACCTGGCGACGCTCCAACGCCGGGACGTGCTGGTCGCCTTCGACTACCGGCGCTACGAGGAGGACACGTCCGTGCTGGCCCAGTGGACACGGGAGCACGGCGGCAAGGTGATCGTGTTCACGGACACCTGGCTGTCACCCGCGGCGACCCACGCGGACGTCGTCCTGCCCAGCCACGTCACCGCGCCCTCCCCCTACGACAGCCTCGTGCCCACCCTCGCGGTGATCGAGACCCTCGTCGCCGGGGTCCTGACCACGCTCGGGACGGAGGCCCACGACCACCTGCTCCGGTCCGAGGACACCGCACGGCGCCTCGGACTGTACTGA
- a CDS encoding cyanophycinase, producing the protein MSSSFLPRRRFVAGGAASLATLAATLPSPAHATSPASARGRRAGSLVLVGGALKSDNTRVYGEIVARAGGPRARIGVLTAASVPASQDPYRDDPERCGNSECNGAYYVDLLKRHGAGHAAWIPVDLDHVAAADDPEVAREVASMTGFFLGGGDQFRYVTTLLHGSDHTDTEVMTALRRRFEEGAVVAGTSAGAQIASGPHMVTGGESYEGLRDGSAPGWFADATVLGQWPAGGFGFLAGGLVDTHTGAYGREGRALRLASDVGRNRVFCLEENTALVVEQAGTDRERMRVVGEHGVAVLDLRRARAATGDRGWSLDGARYSHLTDQDRYLPAGWHVAPGPGARRLRPSGTEAVPENGDVFSSLRNPDPVPYSFLRTARALAATRAQNRAVATTWEEDPRFTVTLSKGPDFAAWTRDGTTADTLVNLGVAVTPA; encoded by the coding sequence ATGTCCTCTTCGTTCCTTCCGCGCCGCCGGTTCGTCGCCGGCGGCGCGGCTTCCCTCGCCACGCTCGCCGCCACACTCCCGTCGCCCGCTCACGCGACGTCCCCGGCGTCGGCCCGGGGCCGTCGTGCGGGCAGCCTCGTGCTGGTCGGCGGCGCGCTGAAGTCCGACAACACCCGCGTCTACGGTGAGATCGTCGCCAGGGCGGGCGGTCCGCGCGCCCGTATCGGCGTCCTCACCGCCGCCTCGGTCCCCGCGAGCCAGGACCCGTACCGTGACGATCCCGAGCGCTGCGGCAACTCCGAGTGCAACGGCGCCTACTACGTCGACCTCCTGAAGCGGCACGGAGCGGGCCACGCCGCGTGGATCCCGGTGGACCTCGACCACGTGGCCGCCGCCGACGACCCGGAGGTGGCGCGCGAGGTCGCGTCCATGACCGGGTTCTTCCTCGGCGGCGGCGATCAGTTCCGGTACGTCACCACCCTCCTGCACGGCTCCGACCACACCGACACGGAGGTGATGACGGCACTGCGCCGACGGTTCGAGGAGGGCGCCGTGGTCGCGGGCACGAGCGCGGGCGCCCAGATCGCCTCGGGCCCGCACATGGTCACCGGCGGCGAGTCCTACGAAGGTCTGCGGGACGGCAGCGCACCGGGGTGGTTCGCCGACGCCACCGTCCTCGGCCAGTGGCCGGCCGGCGGGTTCGGGTTCCTGGCCGGCGGGCTCGTCGACACGCACACCGGCGCGTACGGGCGCGAGGGCCGAGCCCTGCGTCTGGCCTCGGACGTCGGCCGGAACCGGGTCTTCTGTCTGGAGGAGAACACGGCCCTGGTCGTCGAGCAGGCCGGCACCGACCGGGAACGCATGCGCGTCGTCGGCGAGCACGGCGTCGCCGTACTCGACCTCCGCCGGGCGCGTGCCGCGACGGGGGACCGCGGCTGGTCCCTCGACGGTGCGCGCTACAGCCACCTCACCGACCAGGACCGCTACCTGCCGGCCGGGTGGCACGTGGCGCCGGGACCCGGCGCCCGCAGACTCAGACCGAGCGGCACGGAGGCGGTCCCCGAGAACGGCGACGTCTTCTCCTCGCTCCGCAACCCGGACCCCGTCCCCTACTCCTTCCTGCGCACCGCCCGCGCCCTCGCCGCGACCCGTGCCCAGAACCGCGCCGTCGCCACCACCTGGGAGGAGGACCCCCGATTCACCGTGACCCTGAGCAAGGGACCGGACTTCGCGGCCTGGACCCGGGACGGCACCACCGCCGACACCCTGGTGAACCTGGGCGTGGCCGTCACCCCGGCCTGA
- a CDS encoding M20 family metallopeptidase — protein MSAADGRWPLPAEELLALAAARRQRFLTDLAELVAIDSGSYSRTGVNRVADWTQARLRDAGFRVERHSPSDVHPPLPEGPGGVPDTGDVLVARKRGVLPREAGGRRVLLAAHMDTVFDDGTARDRPFTVVGDLAHGPGACDDKGGLLAGLTAVELLAAADHRQYEEIVFLATPDEEIGSPVSRPVTVATAEGVDYALALECARENGDLVVSRKGVADFHVTLTGRAAHAGIEPERGASAALAAAHLVVDLQALNDRWDDVSVNVGVIRAGSRTNIVCPEAEVRVEVRSLTSAGLRRAASAIHETAAATWVPGTTARAVQLDLCPPMEETPQSRVLLSRARELGHRLGLEFGAAVTGGVGDANLISGAGVPTLDGLGPVGGADHTPEEWLQVSSVPPRVALLAALIADLGHARTT, from the coding sequence GTGAGCGCCGCCGACGGCCGGTGGCCGCTGCCCGCCGAGGAACTGCTCGCCCTCGCCGCCGCCCGGCGGCAGCGGTTCCTGACGGATCTGGCGGAACTGGTCGCCATCGACTCCGGTTCCTACAGCCGGACCGGAGTGAACCGGGTGGCCGACTGGACGCAGGCCCGACTGCGGGACGCCGGCTTCCGCGTGGAACGACACAGTCCGTCGGACGTCCACCCGCCTTTGCCGGAAGGGCCGGGAGGCGTGCCGGACACCGGCGACGTCCTCGTCGCCCGCAAGCGGGGCGTCCTGCCCCGCGAGGCCGGCGGGCGACGCGTCCTGCTGGCCGCCCACATGGACACCGTCTTCGACGACGGGACGGCGCGGGACCGCCCCTTCACCGTCGTCGGCGACCTCGCCCACGGGCCGGGGGCCTGCGACGACAAGGGCGGCCTCCTGGCCGGTCTGACGGCGGTGGAGCTCCTCGCGGCAGCGGATCACCGGCAGTACGAGGAGATCGTCTTCCTCGCCACCCCGGACGAGGAGATCGGCTCGCCGGTGAGCCGGCCGGTCACCGTCGCGACCGCGGAGGGTGTGGACTACGCGCTGGCCCTGGAGTGTGCGCGGGAGAACGGCGACCTCGTCGTCTCCCGCAAGGGCGTCGCCGACTTCCACGTCACGCTCACCGGGCGGGCCGCGCACGCCGGGATCGAGCCGGAACGGGGCGCCAGCGCGGCGCTCGCCGCGGCCCACCTGGTGGTGGACCTCCAGGCCCTGAACGACCGGTGGGACGACGTCAGCGTCAACGTCGGGGTGATCCGGGCCGGAAGCCGGACGAACATCGTCTGCCCCGAGGCGGAGGTACGCGTCGAGGTGCGGTCCCTGACCTCGGCGGGACTGCGCCGCGCCGCGTCCGCCATCCATGAGACCGCCGCCGCGACGTGGGTCCCCGGCACGACGGCACGGGCGGTCCAACTGGATCTGTGCCCACCGATGGAGGAGACGCCGCAGTCCCGGGTGCTCCTCTCGCGGGCACGGGAGCTGGGGCACCGGCTCGGGCTGGAGTTCGGGGCCGCCGTGACCGGCGGGGTGGGGGACGCCAACCTGATCTCGGGGGCGGGAGTGCCCACGCTGGACGGGCTGGGCCCGGTCGGCGGCGCCGACCACACCCCGGAGGAGTGGCTCCAGGTCAGCTCGGTGCCCCCTCGGGTGGCCCTCCTCGCCGCGTTGATCGCCGATCTCGGACACGCCCGCACCACCTGA
- a CDS encoding amino acid ABC transporter ATP-binding protein, whose product MVHAEGVRKQFGRLEVLKGIDLVVERGEVCCLLGPSGSGKSTLLRCVNHLEKVDGGRLRVDGELVGYRQQGDRLYELREREVAGRRQDIGMVFQRFNLFPHMTALENVMEAPVHVAGVPRGAAREEARLLLERVGLADRGGHYPAQLSGGQQQRVAIARALAMKPKLMLFDEPTSALDPELVGDVLEVMRRLAADGMTMVVVTHEIGFAREVADTAVFMDEGVVVEAGSPERVLGDPTQERTRAFLSKVL is encoded by the coding sequence AGGGCATCGACCTGGTCGTGGAACGGGGTGAGGTGTGCTGTCTGCTGGGCCCCTCCGGCTCCGGGAAGTCCACGTTGCTCCGCTGCGTCAACCACCTGGAGAAGGTCGACGGGGGACGGCTGCGGGTGGACGGCGAACTCGTCGGCTACCGGCAGCAGGGCGACCGTCTGTACGAACTGCGCGAGCGGGAGGTCGCCGGGCGCCGGCAGGACATCGGCATGGTCTTCCAGCGCTTCAACCTGTTCCCGCACATGACCGCTCTCGAGAACGTGATGGAGGCCCCCGTGCACGTCGCCGGGGTCCCCAGGGGGGCGGCGCGGGAGGAGGCGCGTCTCCTGCTGGAGCGGGTGGGCCTGGCCGATCGCGGCGGCCACTACCCGGCGCAGCTCTCCGGCGGTCAGCAGCAGCGGGTGGCCATCGCCCGCGCGCTGGCCATGAAGCCCAAGCTGATGCTCTTCGACGAACCCACCTCCGCGCTGGACCCCGAACTGGTCGGTGACGTCCTGGAGGTGATGCGCCGGCTGGCCGCCGACGGCATGACCATGGTCGTGGTGACCCACGAGATCGGCTTCGCCCGGGAGGTGGCGGACACCGCCGTGTTCATGGACGAGGGCGTCGTGGTGGAGGCGGGTTCTCCCGAGCGCGTCCTCGGCGATCCGACGCAGGAGCGCACCCGGGCGTTCCTGTCGAAGGTCCTGTGA